One Paenibacillus crassostreae DNA segment encodes these proteins:
- the tmk gene encoding dTMP kinase, with the protein MNLRGKFITFEGGEGSGKTTALRELGSYLDSQSISYMITREPGGIEISEKIRGIILDTQHTAMDARTEALLYAAARRQHLVEKVKPALDAGVIVLCDRFVDSSLAYQGYARGLGMDEVWNINQFAIDSLMPEMTFYLDVDPQVGLSRIAASQEREVNRLDLEKIEFHHKVREAYQLLAEQYPCRIITINAEQTSIEVVNQLIFEMEKRVLKDIRASLSNNIV; encoded by the coding sequence ATGAATCTAAGAGGTAAATTTATAACTTTCGAGGGAGGAGAGGGTTCAGGAAAAACAACTGCTCTTCGTGAACTAGGCTCTTATCTAGATAGCCAATCCATCTCTTATATGATTACAAGAGAACCGGGGGGGATCGAAATCTCTGAGAAGATCAGGGGAATCATTCTGGACACTCAACATACAGCGATGGATGCTCGAACCGAAGCACTACTCTACGCGGCTGCTCGCCGTCAGCATTTAGTAGAAAAGGTTAAGCCAGCTCTCGATGCAGGAGTTATTGTACTTTGTGATCGCTTCGTAGATAGTAGTCTCGCTTATCAAGGATATGCGCGAGGGCTTGGAATGGATGAAGTATGGAATATTAACCAATTTGCTATCGATTCCCTTATGCCGGAGATGACATTTTATCTAGATGTTGACCCGCAGGTGGGATTATCGCGTATTGCGGCTAGTCAGGAGCGGGAAGTGAACCGACTTGATCTGGAAAAGATTGAATTCCATCATAAAGTTAGAGAAGCTTATCAACTCCTGGCCGAGCAATATCCGTGTCGAATCATTACGATTAATGCTGAGCAAACATCTATTGAAGTCGTAAATCAGCTGATTTTTGAAATGGAAAAGAGGGTTTTAAAGGATATTAGGGCCTCTTTGTCAAATAATATAGTTTAA
- a CDS encoding NAD(P)-dependent oxidoreductase, giving the protein MNIAVVGASGRIGSRIVGEALSRGHHVTAVVRDSKKVEQFNDIAVIEKDIFEITNELQAFEVVVSAYGTKFGEEHLHIDANNKLIELLHEAPNTRLIVVGGAGSLLVDDQGTRVLDTPGFPDFALPTAKNQGEALTLYLADQVIDWTFLSPAAEIEPGTRSGQYQSGKDHLLVNTEGRSYISMEDYAVAVLDEIEQPKHRKERFTVASV; this is encoded by the coding sequence TTGAATATTGCAGTCGTTGGAGCAAGTGGGCGGATTGGAAGTCGAATTGTGGGTGAAGCATTAAGTAGAGGGCATCATGTTACAGCGGTAGTAAGAGATTCAAAGAAGGTTGAACAATTTAATGATATTGCAGTTATTGAAAAAGATATTTTTGAGATTACGAATGAATTGCAAGCCTTTGAAGTTGTCGTGAGTGCTTATGGAACGAAGTTCGGGGAAGAGCATCTACATATCGATGCAAATAATAAATTGATTGAGTTATTACATGAAGCTCCAAATACTCGTCTCATTGTTGTAGGAGGTGCAGGAAGTCTATTGGTAGATGATCAAGGTACCCGTGTTCTAGATACACCGGGATTCCCTGATTTTGCTCTACCAACGGCAAAGAATCAAGGAGAAGCTCTTACGCTATACCTAGCAGACCAGGTTATTGATTGGACGTTTCTAAGCCCAGCGGCGGAGATTGAACCTGGAACACGTAGTGGCCAATACCAATCAGGAAAAGATCATCTGCTCGTGAATACGGAAGGGAGAAGTTATATTAGTATGGAGGACTATGCTGTCGCTGTGTTAGATGAGATTGAACAGCCGAAGCATCGTAAAGAGCGGTTCACAGTAGCCTCTGTTTAA
- a CDS encoding Rrf2 family transcriptional regulator, translating to MAISSRFSVAVHILSLLEISKNERLTSEIIASSVNTNSVVVRRIMGMLNKAGIIITSPGVAGARISRPISTITLLDVYLAVEVEQQDHLFTIHDKANPQCLVGKNIQHTLEQRFIQAQRAMEMELSQVTIEQIVADLLIQDSDISTYPFK from the coding sequence ATGGCCATCAGTAGCCGCTTTTCTGTCGCTGTTCACATCTTATCTTTATTAGAAATTTCAAAAAATGAACGATTAACCTCAGAGATAATCGCAAGTAGTGTGAATACCAATTCTGTCGTAGTACGTCGTATTATGGGTATGCTGAATAAGGCTGGCATTATCATTACATCCCCTGGAGTAGCCGGTGCTAGAATCTCCCGTCCCATCTCAACGATCACCTTATTGGATGTGTATCTAGCCGTTGAGGTAGAACAGCAAGATCATTTATTTACGATCCATGACAAAGCTAATCCACAATGCCTTGTCGGTAAGAATATTCAACACACACTTGAACAACGATTTATTCAGGCTCAACGAGCCATGGAGATGGAATTATCTCAAGTTACCATCGAACAAATTGTCGCAGATCTTTTGATACAAGACTCTGACATTTCTACGTATCCCTTTAAATAA
- a CDS encoding sigma factor G inhibitor Gin, translating into MMNDHAEHVCIICGQGKEEGIWIISQFICETCESEMVHTNTEEAKYRYFIHQMRKISMQVHA; encoded by the coding sequence ATGATGAATGATCATGCGGAACACGTCTGTATTATTTGCGGGCAAGGGAAAGAAGAAGGGATATGGATTATATCTCAATTTATCTGCGAGACTTGCGAGTCGGAAATGGTGCATACGAATACAGAGGAAGCGAAATATCGGTATTTTATTCATCAAATGAGAAAAATAAGTATGCAGGTACATGCTTAG
- a CDS encoding HD-GYP domain-containing protein, translating into MYNVSVLNVKPGSKLTKDVFTPLGALLFHKETILLARDLDILRAFLVDYVEIQEVGDKGIQAKDILANKDTTLTADKLVVNAPSISENERSSFVKEYERMVNLTKNGYSSVLAAGIPIYEIRNQLERMVSHIKEYHILSFTPCILNDYDYIYHNAVLCALSSYKLAQWCGLPQKDWLQAAFAGLFHDIGKIKVDPAVLYKPSTLTTDEIKEMRQHTKYGYQILKNVTGINEGVRLSALQHHEKVDGTGYPMNVESSKIHIYAKMVGIVDIFHAMTLNKVYRLGQSPYLVLEQIHAESFGKLDPELVQVFIKRVTEFHNGTVVRLSSDQIGEIVFSNSNNPTRPMVSINGDIINLEQSRHLYIEEIVDTDGQL; encoded by the coding sequence ATGTATAATGTGTCCGTGTTAAATGTGAAACCAGGGTCCAAATTAACAAAAGATGTATTCACGCCATTAGGTGCACTTCTTTTTCATAAAGAGACGATATTGCTTGCTCGAGATTTAGATATTCTAAGGGCATTTCTTGTAGATTATGTAGAAATCCAGGAAGTAGGCGATAAGGGGATCCAAGCAAAGGATATACTAGCTAATAAAGATACTACGTTAACAGCTGACAAATTAGTGGTTAATGCTCCTAGTATTTCTGAGAATGAACGATCTTCTTTCGTTAAAGAGTATGAAAGGATGGTTAACCTTACTAAGAATGGTTATTCTTCTGTTCTAGCAGCGGGAATTCCCATTTATGAGATTCGTAATCAATTGGAGAGAATGGTCAGTCACATAAAGGAGTACCATATACTTTCCTTTACTCCATGTATATTAAATGATTATGATTATATTTATCACAATGCCGTTTTGTGTGCTTTATCCTCTTATAAACTTGCTCAATGGTGTGGTCTTCCACAGAAGGATTGGTTGCAGGCTGCATTTGCTGGATTATTTCATGATATCGGTAAAATAAAGGTAGATCCAGCTGTATTGTATAAGCCTTCGACATTAACGACAGATGAAATTAAAGAAATGCGACAACATACGAAATATGGATATCAGATTTTGAAAAATGTTACTGGGATCAATGAGGGTGTACGTTTATCTGCATTGCAACATCATGAGAAAGTTGATGGCACTGGGTATCCAATGAATGTCGAGAGTAGCAAAATTCATATTTACGCCAAAATGGTTGGGATAGTAGATATATTTCATGCGATGACTCTGAATAAAGTTTATCGATTGGGTCAATCTCCATATTTAGTGTTGGAACAAATCCATGCAGAATCTTTCGGTAAATTAGATCCGGAATTAGTACAAGTGTTTATTAAAAGAGTGACGGAATTCCATAATGGAACCGTCGTACGTCTAAGTAGTGATCAAATTGGAGAAATCGTATTTTCGAATAGTAATAATCCAACTCGGCCTATGGTTTCTATTAATGGTGATATTATTAATTTAGAACAAAGCCGCCATCTGTACATAGAGGAAATTGTAGACACCGATGGACAACTATAA
- the gyrA gene encoding DNA gyrase subunit A, which yields MPEEIKDRDIGVEMRESFMDYAMSIIVSRALPDVRDGLKPVHRRILYAMNDLGMTPDKPFKKSARIVGDVIGKYHPHGDTAVYHTMVRMAQDFSMRYMLVEGHGNFGSVDGDMAAAMRYTEARLSKIAMEMLRDINKDTVDFQPNYDGEEQEPMVLPSRFPNLLVNGVSGIAVGMATNIPPHNLGEVIDGVQALIRNPEISSLELMEYIKGPDFPTAGYILGRHGIRQAYQTGRGSVTMRAKANIEEYNNKARIVVYELPYQVNKARLVEKIAELVRDKNIDGITDLRDESDRNGMRVVVELRRDVNPNVVLNNLYKQTPMQSTFGMNMLAIVNNEPKTLSLYEMLYHYLEHQKVVIRRRTEFELKKAEARAHILEGLRIALDHLDEVIALIRSSQTSDIARDGLMSKFDLSLEQAQAIMEMRLQRLTGLERDKIENEFQELMKKIAEYREILANESLILQIVSEELNEIKERFNDERRTEITVGEESILDEDLIPQEEVIITISHSGYIKRLPATTYRSQKRGGRGVMGMDTKDQDFVEHLFATNTHHYLLFFTDRGKVYRLKAYEIPDLSRTARGTAIINLIQIEQGETVNAVIPVEKFESEDYLFFATQQGVVKKTPLEDYTNIRKGGLIAINLRDDDALIGVKLVTSEQEVIMGTSQGMSIRFSENDVRSMGRSATGVRGIRLGDDDLVIGMDVIDKDLDILIVTANGYGKRTPASDYRSQSRGGKGIKTINVTEKNGAVIALKVVKNDEDLMIITTLGILIRMSMEGISTMGRYTQGVKLINVHEDDAVSTVCRVDKTEETEDLPEDDEEYSEVSVNSGIVEEQTEVIETSVEDADSLVDMEDESTEEE from the coding sequence ATGCCGGAAGAGATTAAAGACAGGGACATCGGAGTAGAAATGCGTGAGTCATTTATGGACTATGCGATGAGTATTATCGTAAGCCGAGCTTTGCCAGATGTAAGAGATGGATTGAAGCCCGTGCATCGTCGTATTTTGTATGCAATGAATGACTTGGGGATGACCCCAGATAAACCATTTAAGAAATCAGCCAGAATTGTCGGTGACGTTATTGGTAAGTATCACCCACACGGAGATACAGCGGTATATCATACCATGGTACGGATGGCACAGGATTTCTCAATGCGTTATATGCTCGTAGAGGGTCATGGTAACTTTGGTTCTGTTGATGGTGATATGGCTGCAGCGATGCGTTATACGGAAGCGCGCCTATCTAAAATTGCAATGGAAATGTTAAGAGATATCAACAAGGATACAGTTGATTTTCAACCTAACTATGATGGTGAAGAACAAGAACCTATGGTTCTACCATCACGTTTCCCTAACTTGTTGGTGAATGGTGTATCAGGGATTGCCGTAGGTATGGCAACTAATATTCCACCACATAACCTAGGTGAAGTCATTGATGGTGTTCAGGCTTTGATTAGAAATCCAGAAATTAGCTCACTTGAGTTAATGGAATATATCAAGGGACCCGATTTCCCAACTGCCGGTTACATCTTAGGACGCCATGGTATCCGACAAGCTTATCAGACCGGACGTGGTTCTGTAACGATGCGAGCTAAGGCTAATATTGAAGAATATAATAATAAAGCACGTATCGTTGTATATGAGCTTCCATACCAAGTTAACAAAGCACGACTTGTTGAGAAGATTGCTGAACTTGTTCGTGATAAGAACATAGATGGTATTACAGATTTAAGAGATGAATCAGACCGTAATGGTATGCGTGTAGTTGTGGAACTACGTCGCGATGTGAATCCCAATGTTGTACTGAATAATTTATACAAACAGACACCGATGCAGTCCACTTTTGGGATGAACATGTTAGCTATTGTTAATAATGAACCGAAAACTCTAAGCTTGTATGAAATGTTATATCATTATCTCGAACATCAAAAAGTTGTCATCCGTCGTCGCACAGAATTTGAACTGAAAAAGGCGGAAGCACGAGCACATATCTTGGAAGGATTGCGTATAGCACTTGATCATTTAGATGAAGTTATCGCACTGATCCGTAGTTCACAAACCTCAGATATTGCACGTGATGGACTTATGTCTAAATTTGATCTAAGTCTTGAGCAGGCGCAAGCTATTATGGAGATGCGTCTACAACGCCTTACAGGGTTGGAACGTGATAAAATTGAGAATGAGTTCCAAGAACTCATGAAGAAGATTGCAGAATATCGTGAAATATTAGCTAATGAATCACTAATATTACAAATCGTTAGTGAAGAACTGAATGAAATTAAAGAACGTTTCAATGATGAACGTAGAACTGAAATCACAGTTGGTGAAGAGAGCATCCTTGATGAGGATCTTATTCCACAAGAAGAAGTAATCATCACCATCAGTCATTCAGGATATATTAAACGTCTGCCTGCAACTACCTATCGTAGTCAGAAGCGTGGTGGCCGTGGCGTAATGGGTATGGATACGAAAGATCAAGATTTCGTTGAACATCTATTCGCAACGAATACGCATCATTATCTCTTGTTCTTTACAGATCGAGGAAAGGTATATCGTCTCAAGGCTTATGAAATTCCTGATTTGAGCCGCACAGCGCGTGGAACGGCGATAATCAACTTGATTCAGATCGAACAAGGTGAGACTGTTAACGCCGTAATTCCAGTAGAGAAATTCGAGAGTGAAGATTATCTATTCTTTGCGACTCAACAAGGTGTTGTGAAGAAAACGCCACTTGAAGACTATACCAATATTCGTAAGGGCGGTCTGATTGCAATTAATCTTCGTGATGATGATGCTCTGATCGGAGTGAAACTTGTTACGAGCGAACAAGAAGTGATTATGGGTACATCTCAAGGGATGTCTATTCGCTTCTCTGAGAATGATGTCCGTTCCATGGGTCGAAGTGCAACAGGCGTAAGGGGTATCCGCTTAGGAGATGATGACCTTGTCATTGGTATGGATGTCATTGATAAGGACTTAGACATCTTAATTGTTACGGCCAATGGATACGGCAAGAGAACACCAGCTAGTGATTATCGTTCACAAAGTCGTGGTGGTAAAGGTATTAAGACCATTAATGTGACCGAGAAGAATGGTGCGGTTATTGCATTGAAGGTAGTTAAGAATGACGAAGACTTGATGATTATTACTACACTTGGGATCCTAATCCGTATGAGTATGGAAGGAATATCGACCATGGGCCGCTATACTCAAGGTGTTAAGTTGATTAATGTACATGAAGATGATGCTGTTTCTACTGTATGTCGTGTAGATAAAACAGAAGAAACAGAAGACTTGCCTGAAGATGACGAAGAATACAGTGAGGTAAGTGTGAACTCTGGCATCGTTGAAGAACAAACAGAAGTTATAGAAACTTCTGTAGAAGATGCCGATTCGCTAGTGGATATGGAAGATGAATCGACAGAAGAAGAGTAG
- a CDS encoding YheC/YheD family protein: MAIQRISSKWSKTKVLLRDEHISTHIPVTCKYSPDALARLLSEFNVVFLKPDIGTYGRGVLSIEQLNQENLDSDVNIQTNPYLYRLRYATKTLMFSSLEELDLGLQPYIHDCTYLIQQGIHLLNYNNRPFDLRVLTQKGPNQQWFSTGIIGRVAAPNKVITNHRSGGKCQTLETLLSPYMNAMEILNQQRTLKKLGVAVAQQLQKKYPNIKELGLDIAIDDHYSPWILEVNTLPALFPFKKYIDDKEIYRRIHRYAVSYGRFSAS; the protein is encoded by the coding sequence TTGGCTATTCAGCGCATCTCAAGCAAATGGTCTAAAACCAAAGTGCTTCTGCGAGATGAGCATATCTCAACACATATCCCTGTTACCTGTAAATACTCCCCGGATGCTCTAGCTAGGCTATTAAGTGAATTTAACGTCGTCTTTTTGAAGCCTGATATAGGTACTTATGGGCGTGGTGTATTGTCTATTGAACAATTGAACCAAGAGAATCTAGACTCAGACGTTAATATCCAGACTAATCCCTATCTTTATCGACTTCGCTATGCTACGAAAACTCTGATGTTCTCATCTCTTGAGGAACTGGATCTTGGACTGCAGCCATACATCCACGATTGCACCTATTTAATTCAACAAGGCATTCACTTATTGAATTACAATAATCGTCCTTTCGATTTACGAGTCCTCACCCAAAAGGGTCCTAATCAACAATGGTTCTCCACTGGTATCATAGGACGTGTAGCAGCACCAAATAAGGTCATTACCAATCATCGTAGTGGGGGAAAATGCCAAACGTTAGAAACGTTACTGTCACCGTATATGAATGCCATGGAAATATTGAATCAACAGCGAACACTGAAAAAGTTAGGTGTTGCCGTTGCTCAGCAGCTTCAAAAGAAATATCCCAATATTAAAGAACTCGGGCTTGATATCGCTATTGATGATCATTATTCGCCTTGGATATTAGAAGTAAATACCCTTCCTGCCTTATTTCCTTTCAAAAAATACATTGATGACAAGGAAATCTATCGTCGTATCCATCGTTATGCTGTATCCTATGGGAGATTTTCCGCAAGCTGA
- the gyrB gene encoding DNA topoisomerase (ATP-hydrolyzing) subunit B produces MSMNEPMYDESQIQVLEGLEAVRKRPGMYIGSTSVKGLHHLVWEVVDNSIDEAMAGICDHIEVTIHKDNSVTVVDNGRGIPVGEHAKMKRPALEVVMTVLHAGGKFGGGGYKVSGGLHGVGVSVVNALSEKVVVTVKREGHIYQQEYRRGVPQYDVKIIGDSDEHGTTVTFHPDPEIFTETTEFDYPTLLSRVREIAFLNKGIALTLTDERTELSNHFMYEGGIKEYVKYLNEKREALHEEPIYVEGSRDMMQVEVALQYNDSYTENIYSFCNNINTHEGGTHESGFKSALTRIINDYARKSGMIKDNNSNLTGDDVREGLTAIISVKIPEPQFEGQTKTKLGNSEVRGIVESLFAEKLQEFLEENPAVSRRILEKGLQASRAREAARKARELTRRKSALEVGSLPGKLADCSSKDASISELYIVEGDSAGGSAKQGRDRHFQAILPLRGKILNVEKARLDRILSNAEIRNMITAMGTGVGEDFDISKARYHKVIIMTDADVDGAHIRTLMLTFFYRYMRKLLDAGYVYIAQPPLFKVERNKVIRYANSEKERDQIISEFGANVKYNVQRYKGLGEMNAGQLWETTMDPECRSMLQVTIDDAMLADSLFDTLMGDNVEPRRDFIYEHAKSVKNLDV; encoded by the coding sequence ATGTCTATGAATGAACCAATGTATGATGAGAGTCAGATTCAGGTACTAGAAGGCCTAGAAGCTGTTCGTAAGCGTCCGGGTATGTATATAGGATCAACTAGTGTAAAGGGCTTGCATCATTTAGTCTGGGAAGTTGTGGACAATAGTATCGACGAAGCAATGGCCGGTATATGTGATCACATTGAAGTTACAATTCATAAAGATAATAGCGTGACTGTAGTAGATAACGGACGCGGTATTCCCGTAGGGGAACACGCAAAGATGAAACGTCCGGCTTTAGAAGTGGTTATGACCGTACTCCATGCAGGTGGTAAATTTGGCGGTGGCGGATATAAAGTCTCTGGTGGTTTGCACGGTGTTGGTGTATCTGTTGTAAATGCCTTATCTGAGAAAGTTGTTGTAACGGTTAAACGTGAAGGACATATCTATCAGCAAGAATATCGCCGCGGTGTGCCTCAATATGATGTGAAAATCATAGGTGATTCAGATGAACATGGTACAACTGTAACTTTCCATCCAGATCCAGAGATTTTTACGGAGACAACTGAGTTTGATTACCCAACGCTCTTGTCACGTGTTCGTGAAATTGCATTTTTGAATAAAGGGATAGCTCTAACATTAACGGATGAAAGAACGGAACTATCGAACCATTTCATGTATGAAGGCGGAATTAAAGAATATGTGAAATACCTAAATGAAAAAAGAGAAGCTCTTCATGAGGAACCTATTTACGTAGAAGGTTCGCGTGATATGATGCAGGTGGAAGTTGCCTTGCAGTATAACGATAGCTATACAGAGAATATATATTCGTTCTGTAATAATATTAATACGCATGAAGGCGGGACACATGAATCTGGATTTAAGAGTGCGTTAACACGTATTATCAATGATTATGCTCGTAAGTCTGGTATGATTAAAGACAATAACTCGAATCTCACAGGTGATGATGTCCGTGAAGGATTAACTGCGATTATCTCTGTGAAAATTCCAGAGCCACAGTTCGAAGGCCAAACCAAAACAAAGCTTGGAAACAGTGAAGTTCGCGGGATCGTGGAATCATTGTTTGCTGAGAAGCTACAGGAGTTCCTTGAAGAGAATCCAGCAGTATCTCGTCGTATTCTAGAAAAGGGTCTACAGGCTTCAAGAGCTAGAGAGGCAGCTCGTAAGGCTCGTGAGTTAACAAGACGCAAGAGTGCGTTAGAAGTCGGTTCATTGCCCGGTAAACTAGCGGATTGTTCCTCCAAAGATGCATCGATCAGTGAGCTTTACATCGTCGAAGGGGACTCTGCGGGGGGTTCTGCCAAGCAAGGTAGAGATCGACATTTCCAAGCCATTCTCCCTCTACGTGGTAAAATACTAAATGTTGAGAAGGCTAGATTAGACCGTATTCTCTCTAATGCTGAAATTCGTAATATGATTACTGCAATGGGAACTGGCGTTGGTGAGGATTTCGACATCAGTAAAGCTCGTTACCACAAGGTAATCATTATGACAGATGCCGATGTTGATGGAGCGCATATTCGTACGCTAATGTTGACTTTCTTTTACCGCTATATGAGAAAACTCCTTGATGCTGGATATGTCTATATTGCACAACCGCCTTTGTTTAAAGTGGAACGCAATAAGGTGATCCGTTATGCAAACTCGGAGAAGGAAAGAGATCAAATCATTAGTGAATTTGGAGCTAATGTTAAATATAATGTTCAACGATATAAAGGACTTGGAGAAATGAATGCAGGCCAATTATGGGAAACTACGATGGATCCAGAATGCCGCTCAATGCTTCAAGTGACGATTGATGATGCCATGTTAGCAGATAGTTTATTTGATACACTAATGGGCGACAATGTAGAACCGCGACGTGATTTTATTTATGAACATGCGAAGTCAGTTAAGAACTTGGATGTTTAA
- the remB gene encoding extracellular matrix regulator RemB, translating into MYIHLGGERIIRSSELIAIFDISIEKSSKISKKFVNHVKEEKTLVNIGEEEPKSIVVTKDTVYYSPISSVTLKKRVNVFYTNI; encoded by the coding sequence ATGTATATACATTTGGGCGGAGAAAGAATTATTCGTTCTTCAGAGCTCATTGCTATTTTTGACATATCCATTGAGAAGTCATCCAAAATTTCCAAAAAATTTGTAAATCACGTTAAAGAGGAAAAGACATTAGTCAATATTGGGGAAGAAGAACCTAAATCTATTGTTGTGACAAAAGATACAGTTTATTATTCGCCGATTTCTTCTGTAACTCTTAAAAAGAGAGTAAACGTGTTCTATACAAATATTTAG
- the recF gene encoding DNA replication/repair protein RecF (All proteins in this family for which functions are known are DNA-binding proteins that assist the filamentation of RecA onto DNA for the initiation of recombination or recombinational repair.), whose translation MFVRNINLQQYRNYEQLQLNSFGDVNLLIGPNAQGKTNLLEAIFVLALTKSHRTSKDRELIAFEQTSAHVSATVEKKYGDVLLELRLSAQGKKAKINGLEQRKLSAFIGSLNVVMFAPEDLEIVKGTPGIRRRFLDMEIGQVQPSYLYHLQQYQKILVQRNNYLKQLWGKVDTQEGLLDIWNEQLVEHGVKIIKKRKQFIIKLQKWAEAIHHGITNGSEDLQLRYVPSFGEVTEEDEAVLFEQFMIKLRQLKDQEIRRGMTLAGPHRDDMTFYINGKEVHTYGSQGQQRTTALSLKLAEIELIKEEIGEYPVLLLDDVLSELDPYRQTQLIETFQSKVQTFITATGVESLNTDKLKNANIFHVHSGQVGS comes from the coding sequence GTGTTTGTAAGAAACATCAACTTGCAGCAATATCGTAATTATGAACAGTTACAGCTGAATTCCTTCGGGGATGTCAACCTGTTGATAGGTCCGAATGCTCAAGGCAAGACCAATCTACTTGAAGCCATATTTGTATTAGCACTTACCAAGAGTCACCGTACGTCGAAGGATCGTGAACTTATAGCATTTGAACAAACAAGTGCACATGTATCAGCAACGGTTGAGAAGAAATATGGAGATGTTTTATTAGAACTGAGGTTATCCGCTCAGGGGAAGAAAGCGAAGATTAATGGGCTTGAACAACGAAAACTAAGTGCGTTCATAGGTTCACTCAATGTCGTTATGTTCGCACCAGAAGATTTGGAAATTGTTAAAGGTACTCCAGGAATTCGTCGTCGTTTTCTTGATATGGAGATTGGTCAGGTACAGCCTAGCTACCTATATCATTTGCAACAGTATCAAAAGATATTAGTTCAGCGTAACAATTACCTAAAGCAATTATGGGGCAAAGTGGATACTCAAGAAGGTTTGTTGGACATCTGGAATGAACAACTTGTGGAGCATGGTGTTAAAATTATAAAAAAAAGGAAACAATTTATAATTAAGTTGCAGAAGTGGGCTGAGGCCATTCATCATGGGATAACTAATGGGAGTGAAGATCTCCAATTACGTTATGTTCCATCGTTCGGAGAAGTCACTGAGGAAGATGAAGCTGTTTTATTTGAGCAATTTATGATAAAGTTAAGACAACTAAAGGATCAAGAAATTAGGCGCGGCATGACACTTGCGGGGCCTCACCGTGATGATATGACCTTTTACATAAACGGTAAAGAAGTACACACCTATGGGTCTCAAGGGCAACAGCGGACAACTGCCCTATCACTTAAATTGGCTGAGATTGAATTGATCAAGGAAGAAATTGGTGAGTATCCGGTCCTATTACTCGATGATGTATTATCTGAACTTGATCCATATCGTCAGACACAGCTCATTGAAACATTTCAGAGTAAAGTCCAGACGTTCATCACTGCAACGGGTGTTGAGAGTCTGAATACGGATAAGTTAAAGAATGCAAATATCTTTCATGTGCATTCTGGTCAGGTGGGTTCATAA
- the yaaA gene encoding S4 domain-containing protein YaaA codes for MNKIIIHSEYIKLDTFLKLSNCVSTGGMAKALIQEGMISVNGELEERRGRKLYPGDIVKVTDEGTFEVTKES; via the coding sequence ATGAATAAAATTATTATCCACAGTGAATATATCAAACTGGATACATTCTTGAAATTGTCTAATTGTGTATCTACAGGTGGAATGGCTAAGGCACTCATTCAAGAAGGAATGATCTCCGTAAATGGAGAATTAGAAGAACGCCGTGGTCGCAAACTATATCCTGGTGATATTGTAAAGGTCACGGATGAAGGTACATTTGAGGTCACAAAGGAATCGTGA